A stretch of Candidatus Eisenbacteria bacterium DNA encodes these proteins:
- a CDS encoding glycosyltransferase, which translates to MHAPPSPAPAPHVLVLIDHLNRERGGAENQAILLLRGMPPEKARMRVAYFAGRSEDIEAVAAAGVGIDLLPSGPRRLWPISVLRKASGIVRRHRIQVVQTFLPSLDILAPALRLLHPSLRISTSRRCLDSYLPARHLRLLRLSGRFAHAIVANARAVAESARVEEGAAESRLRVIPNAIEPSPAPDPVERRDARRRFAMSDDDFVIAYPAHFRDGKGHKHLVDLLRRLLERAPRALLAVAGDEEGEPDCVANSALFRAEVRQSGLENRVRRLGLLPGIRPLLAAADVALNLSETEGMSNTIMEAMAAGLPVVATRVGGTPELIEDGREGWLIPAGDLFLGADRLALLAGEPEARRRMAAATRERVLRDFSVARMADSYAALYRGLLEPRS; encoded by the coding sequence ATGCATGCTCCTCCGTCCCCGGCGCCCGCGCCCCACGTCCTGGTCCTGATCGACCATCTGAACCGGGAGAGGGGGGGGGCGGAGAACCAGGCGATCCTGCTGCTGCGCGGCATGCCCCCCGAGAAGGCCCGGATGCGGGTCGCCTACTTCGCGGGGCGGAGCGAGGACATCGAGGCCGTCGCCGCGGCGGGGGTCGGAATCGATCTCCTGCCCTCCGGCCCGCGCCGGCTCTGGCCGATCTCCGTTCTCCGCAAGGCGAGCGGGATCGTCCGCAGGCACCGGATCCAGGTCGTGCAGACCTTCCTCCCCTCGCTCGACATCCTCGCGCCCGCGCTGCGTCTCCTGCATCCTTCCCTCAGGATCTCGACCAGCCGACGGTGTCTCGACAGCTATCTCCCCGCGCGGCATCTCCGCCTTCTTCGCTTGAGCGGGCGCTTCGCCCATGCCATCGTCGCCAACGCGAGGGCCGTGGCGGAGAGCGCGCGTGTCGAGGAGGGAGCAGCGGAGTCTCGGCTGCGCGTCATCCCCAATGCCATCGAACCGTCTCCCGCGCCGGATCCGGTCGAGAGGCGAGACGCCCGCCGCCGCTTCGCCATGAGCGACGATGACTTCGTCATCGCCTATCCCGCCCACTTCCGGGACGGGAAGGGGCACAAGCACCTTGTCGATCTCCTGCGGCGGCTGCTAGAGAGGGCTCCACGAGCCCTTCTGGCGGTCGCGGGGGACGAAGAGGGCGAGCCCGACTGCGTCGCGAACTCCGCCCTCTTCCGCGCGGAGGTTCGACAGTCGGGCCTCGAGAACCGGGTCCGGAGACTCGGCCTGTTGCCCGGAATCCGTCCGCTGCTCGCCGCCGCCGATGTCGCCCTGAACCTCTCGGAGACCGAAGGGATGAGCAACACGATCATGGAAGCGATGGCGGCGGGGCTCCCGGTCGTCGCGACCCGGGTGGGCGGGACGCCGGAGCTGATCGAGGATGGGAGGGAGGGTTGGCTGATTCCAGCCGGAGATCTCTTCCTTGGAGCCGACCGCCTCGCCCTCCTCGCGGGGGAGCCTGAGGCCAGGAGGCGGATGGCCGCCGCGACCCGGGAGAGGGTCCTCAGGGACTTCTCGGTCGCCAGGATGGCCGATTCCTATGCCGCTCTCTATCGGGGTCTGCTCGAGCCCCGGAGCTGA
- a CDS encoding T9SS type A sorting domain-containing protein: protein MAFSAHPALSTVNHLIFGLVPGDGYDVAQDAQLIGYDLQSGSAGSIAFPADGGGAFAILPAGQSNPPPSPVTTLAAGSPTATSILLSWTAVGANGNQGRASQYDIRYSTSPIDATSWAGATRATGEPAPRPAGEAETFTVPGLAAATRYYFAIKVADEVPNWSGLSNVPSATTLQPPDTTPPAGVDDLAASSPTQTSIRLAWTATGDDGIQGRASGYDLRYATTVIDGTTWPNAIRAEGEPSPANPGAPESFVVTGLSPGTRYHFALRVGDEAGNWSPLSNAASAGTEPAPDTEPPSGIDDLQAVASGHRSALLRWTAPRDDTPGEPVSGYLGRFSAEGLAEETWEEGLIVEGLPDPGEPGAQESFLLEGLAPATTYHVGIRSLDEEGNLSSLASVCEVTTTSAPDTLPPIRTTDLEARAIARTTIEVSWSAPEDRVPDDCVEEPEVDRYEIRFSTFPLDGDGWAAGVSASAPDPASPGVEQRLTIADLIPSTRYYVALRSRDPRGNWSEISNQIEAITLEPEVLPDIVPPAPVADIAARAIAPDRVLLTWLSPSDAGAPGGADHYDIRRARSPVTPESWESATPVLPVVSCRGAGSPESLRVADLEPETTYHFALRAIDDAGNLGPLSESVDATTPPSPDTLPPDRVEDLRVAGLDTVSVLLAWTTPDDDGGQCAAYEMRISTEEIDEESWGGADLVPELPTPGPPGSPASQGIEGLAPSTRYFVALKTSDAAGNWSPVSNVVDLTTDAIPEPPEEDPIDTTPPAAVSNLAATAIDETRIQIAWTAVGDDGLQGQATRYELRRSVSPIDESNWETAIPIAVAMLPAPAGAGETFTVTGLESDTEHHFAIRVADEAGNRSGCSNDAAAQTFLPLDTSPPAAPMGLAAADEGDRVRLAWFPSAEPDFADYALHRRQTGSPDVWTVPGLLSPSFLDTTASPEIEYFYSVTARDVSGNPSSPSAEVAVTLDIADFLPQVSGFHSKVVVRVEEGGETAVARLTWGCGQMARVAGFAVDRSDDGGASWIRRTGALLPPQRQNEFVEPMERPSCLYRVVAVSSRGYELPMPPTPASLSGRTRRHRIDGPFPNPSVGPLRFHFSLATPARVRILAHDVTGRVRTILRDEEATAGEQDWSLSDAAAASLSLPSGVYFLTVEVGGERASRKFILQR, encoded by the coding sequence TTGGCATTCTCCGCCCATCCGGCTCTTTCCACGGTCAACCATCTGATCTTCGGTCTGGTCCCCGGCGACGGCTATGACGTCGCTCAGGACGCGCAGCTGATCGGCTACGATCTGCAGTCCGGTTCCGCGGGATCGATCGCCTTTCCGGCCGATGGAGGCGGAGCCTTCGCGATTCTCCCCGCCGGCCAATCGAATCCCCCGCCCTCTCCCGTCACAACGCTCGCCGCGGGGTCGCCCACGGCGACGAGCATCCTCCTGAGCTGGACGGCGGTCGGGGCGAACGGCAACCAGGGTCGCGCGTCGCAGTACGACATCCGGTACTCGACCTCCCCCATCGACGCGACGAGCTGGGCCGGCGCCACCCGCGCGACCGGCGAGCCCGCGCCGCGGCCGGCCGGGGAGGCGGAGACCTTCACGGTCCCGGGTCTCGCGGCGGCCACGCGATATTACTTCGCGATCAAGGTCGCCGACGAGGTCCCGAACTGGAGCGGACTCTCGAACGTCCCTTCGGCGACGACGCTCCAACCCCCCGACACGACTCCGCCGGCCGGCGTGGACGACCTCGCGGCCTCGTCGCCGACCCAGACGTCGATCCGTCTCGCCTGGACCGCGACCGGTGACGACGGAATCCAGGGGCGCGCGAGCGGCTACGATCTGCGCTACGCCACAACGGTGATCGACGGGACGACCTGGCCCAACGCCATCCGCGCCGAGGGCGAACCCTCTCCCGCGAATCCGGGAGCGCCGGAGAGCTTCGTGGTCACGGGATTGAGCCCCGGCACCCGGTATCACTTCGCCCTGCGCGTCGGCGACGAGGCGGGCAACTGGAGCCCCCTCTCGAACGCGGCATCGGCCGGCACGGAGCCGGCTCCCGACACGGAGCCTCCGTCCGGCATCGATGATCTTCAGGCTGTCGCCTCCGGACACAGGAGCGCGCTCCTGCGCTGGACGGCTCCGCGCGACGACACGCCCGGCGAGCCGGTCTCCGGCTACCTGGGACGCTTCTCGGCAGAGGGGCTGGCCGAAGAGACATGGGAAGAGGGGCTCATCGTCGAGGGCCTTCCCGATCCGGGCGAGCCCGGGGCGCAGGAGAGCTTCCTCCTCGAGGGGCTAGCTCCCGCGACGACCTACCACGTCGGAATCCGCTCGCTCGATGAAGAAGGGAACCTGTCATCGCTCGCTTCCGTTTGCGAGGTCACGACGACCTCCGCCCCCGACACTCTTCCCCCGATCAGGACCACCGATCTCGAGGCGCGCGCGATCGCGCGAACGACAATCGAGGTCTCGTGGAGCGCGCCGGAGGATCGCGTGCCCGACGATTGCGTCGAGGAGCCGGAGGTGGACCGCTACGAGATCAGGTTCTCGACCTTTCCTCTCGATGGAGACGGGTGGGCGGCCGGCGTCTCGGCAAGCGCCCCCGATCCCGCCTCCCCCGGCGTCGAGCAACGACTCACGATCGCAGACCTCATCCCGTCCACGCGCTACTATGTCGCCCTTCGCTCACGCGATCCCCGCGGGAACTGGTCGGAGATCTCCAACCAGATCGAAGCCATCACGCTCGAGCCGGAGGTTCTCCCCGACATCGTCCCGCCCGCTCCGGTCGCGGATATCGCCGCCCGGGCGATCGCTCCGGATCGCGTCCTCCTGACATGGCTCTCGCCGAGTGACGCGGGCGCGCCGGGCGGAGCGGATCATTACGACATCCGCAGGGCGCGGAGCCCTGTGACCCCGGAAAGCTGGGAGTCGGCGACGCCAGTCCTGCCGGTCGTCTCGTGCCGGGGCGCCGGTTCTCCGGAGTCGCTCCGCGTCGCGGATCTCGAGCCGGAGACAACCTACCACTTCGCCCTGCGCGCGATCGATGACGCGGGCAATCTGGGGCCACTCTCCGAGTCGGTCGACGCCACGACTCCTCCGTCGCCGGACACGCTGCCGCCGGACCGCGTCGAGGACCTCCGGGTCGCAGGCCTGGACACGGTCTCGGTCCTCCTGGCCTGGACGACCCCCGATGACGACGGCGGGCAGTGCGCGGCCTATGAGATGCGTATCTCTACCGAGGAGATCGACGAGGAATCCTGGGGCGGCGCGGATCTCGTGCCGGAGCTTCCGACGCCTGGGCCGCCGGGGTCGCCCGCATCGCAGGGGATTGAAGGGCTCGCGCCCTCGACCCGCTACTTCGTCGCCCTCAAGACATCCGATGCGGCGGGCAACTGGTCTCCCGTCTCCAATGTCGTGGATCTGACGACGGACGCAATCCCCGAGCCGCCGGAGGAAGATCCCATCGACACGACTCCGCCCGCCGCCGTCTCGAATCTCGCGGCGACCGCCATTGACGAGACCCGAATACAGATCGCATGGACCGCGGTCGGGGACGATGGGCTCCAGGGGCAGGCGACGCGCTACGAGCTTCGCCGATCCGTGAGTCCAATCGATGAATCGAACTGGGAAACCGCGATCCCGATCGCTGTGGCCATGCTCCCCGCGCCGGCCGGAGCAGGCGAGACCTTCACCGTCACGGGGCTCGAGTCCGACACGGAGCACCACTTCGCCATTCGCGTGGCCGACGAGGCGGGGAATCGATCGGGCTGCTCCAATGACGCGGCCGCCCAGACCTTCCTCCCTCTCGACACCAGCCCCCCCGCCGCGCCGATGGGCCTCGCCGCCGCGGACGAGGGGGATCGCGTTCGCCTGGCCTGGTTCCCGTCGGCCGAGCCCGACTTCGCCGACTACGCCCTGCACAGGCGCCAGACGGGCTCTCCCGATGTCTGGACAGTGCCGGGCCTGCTCTCTCCATCCTTCCTGGACACGACCGCCTCTCCCGAGATCGAGTACTTCTACTCGGTCACGGCGCGCGATGTCTCGGGCAATCCGTCCTCCCCCAGCGCCGAGGTCGCGGTGACTCTCGACATCGCGGACTTCCTTCCGCAGGTTTCGGGATTCCACTCTAAGGTCGTGGTGCGGGTGGAGGAGGGAGGCGAGACCGCTGTGGCCCGCCTCACCTGGGGCTGCGGCCAGATGGCGCGCGTGGCCGGGTTCGCGGTCGATCGCTCCGACGACGGGGGTGCGAGCTGGATCCGCCGCACCGGGGCCCTCCTCCCTCCCCAGCGACAGAACGAGTTCGTCGAGCCGATGGAGCGCCCGAGCTGCCTGTATCGAGTCGTGGCGGTCTCGTCGCGCGGCTACGAGCTGCCGATGCCGCCGACCCCGGCATCCCTATCCGGTCGCACGCGCCGGCATCGGATCGACGGTCCCTTCCCAAACCCCTCCGTCGGGCCGCTGCGCTTCCACTTCAGCCTCGCGACCCCGGCGCGCGTGCGGATCCTGGCCCACGACGTGACCGGCCGCGTCCGGACCATCCTGCGCGATGAGGAAGCAACGGCGGGCGAGCAGGACTGGTCCCTGTCCGATGCGGCTGCCGCGAGTCTCTCTCTCCCCTCCGGGGTCTATTTCCTCACGGTCGAGGTGGGAGGAGAGCGGGCCTCCCGCAAGTTCATCCTTCAGAGATAA